In one window of Fimbriimonadia bacterium DNA:
- a CDS encoding DUF2961 domain-containing protein translates to MLLLLVLIAPLSAQPLQTAGTADLDLARLKDYKAQRSSSNDPDFASNYDNRPLQPGETRVLLDVDGPGAITHVWMTLDGSEYAWPRLLRLRIYWDGAEQPSVDVPLGDFFAVGHGFERNVKSAMVTNVSEGRAKNCYWPMPFKQHAKVTVTNEGAERIGLFYFQVDWRSLSNLPDDVGYFHARYTQYQPGPKGKNLTVLETTGHGHYVGTVMSVVTNHLGWFGEGDDYWYVDGEEKPSLEGTGTEDYFSDAWGFREDNALYAGVPIYEGHGMGSRITAYRWHIADPVPFQKSLRFELEHRGWVHRDDWSVVGSFEERDDYFALVAFWYQLPPVPAGDIPVGAARLPFGNATIIQPEVALDAGNVELSGGEAVVQTLGWTRKILFFRGREVGAKVIVPFEVAEDGTYEITLSMVHSYDYGDYRVTLDDEKEGSGLPLYSADTVTGKEHRLPRVQLRKGAHWLTFTAAGKNDRSSGYFLGLDAIVLSRTPDLPVYPPK, encoded by the coding sequence ATGCTTCTACTGCTCGTTCTCATCGCACCTCTGAGCGCCCAGCCTCTACAGACCGCTGGCACCGCCGACCTCGATCTGGCCAGGTTGAAGGACTACAAGGCCCAGCGGTCATCGTCCAACGACCCCGACTTCGCCAGCAACTACGACAACCGCCCGTTGCAGCCGGGCGAGACGCGCGTGCTCTTGGACGTGGACGGCCCCGGCGCCATCACCCACGTCTGGATGACGCTGGACGGCAGCGAGTACGCCTGGCCACGATTGCTCCGACTGCGCATCTATTGGGACGGCGCCGAGCAGCCATCCGTGGACGTGCCGTTGGGAGACTTCTTCGCGGTGGGACACGGATTCGAGCGTAACGTGAAGTCGGCCATGGTCACGAACGTGTCGGAGGGTCGCGCGAAGAACTGCTATTGGCCGATGCCGTTCAAGCAGCACGCCAAGGTGACCGTTACGAACGAAGGTGCAGAGCGAATTGGGCTGTTCTACTTCCAGGTGGACTGGCGGAGCCTGAGTAACCTGCCAGATGACGTCGGCTACTTCCACGCCCGCTACACCCAGTACCAGCCCGGGCCGAAAGGGAAGAACCTAACCGTCTTGGAGACCACCGGACACGGTCATTACGTCGGCACGGTCATGTCGGTCGTCACCAATCACTTGGGATGGTTCGGCGAAGGCGACGACTACTGGTACGTAGACGGCGAGGAGAAGCCCAGTCTGGAAGGCACCGGCACCGAGGACTACTTCTCGGACGCATGGGGCTTCCGCGAGGACAACGCGCTGTATGCCGGAGTGCCCATCTACGAAGGGCACGGTATGGGCTCGCGCATCACGGCGTACCGCTGGCACATCGCCGACCCGGTGCCGTTCCAGAAATCGCTTCGTTTCGAGCTGGAGCACCGAGGGTGGGTGCACCGTGACGACTGGTCGGTGGTGGGCAGCTTCGAGGAGCGTGACGACTACTTCGCTCTGGTCGCCTTCTGGTACCAGCTACCGCCCGTGCCCGCGGGTGACATTCCGGTCGGGGCCGCCCGGCTTCCGTTCGGCAACGCGACGATCATTCAGCCCGAGGTCGCGCTGGACGCCGGCAACGTGGAGCTGAGCGGCGGCGAGGCAGTGGTGCAGACCCTCGGCTGGACGCGCAAGATCCTGTTCTTCCGCGGCAGAGAGGTGGGAGCGAAGGTGATCGTTCCGTTCGAGGTGGCTGAGGACGGCACCTACGAGATCACCCTCTCCATGGTGCACTCGTACGACTACGGGGACTATCGCGTGACGCTGGACGACGAGAAGGAGGGCTCGGGCCTGCCGCTTTACTCCGCCGACACGGTCACGGGCAAAGAACACCGCTTACCCAGAGTACAGCTTCGCAAAGGGGCGCACTGGCTCACTTTCACGGCCGCCGGCAAGAACGACCGGTCCTCGGGCTACTTTCTAGGCCTGGACGCGATCGTGCTCTCCCGTACCCCGGATCTACCCGTTTATCCGCCGAAGTAG